GCTAGATCTCCTCCAGCTTGTTTAACAAGGTCCTGAGAATCTTTGGACCATCGACACCGATCCCATTATGCTCCCACTCATTGGTGACCCACTGGTAGAAGCGTGGAATGTGGTCGGCAGTCTCACGGGAAAGTTCTACCGGTACATACATATCTGCGTAGTAGGAGATCGCCGCGACTGGCACCGTATTCTGCCCTAACTGCTCGATGTCATAGAGTCTGCCCCAGTCCTCTTTCTGAGCCAGTAGCTCGGCGCATTCCTTGAATGGACGCAGGTTGGCAAAGTCATCCAGCATGGTAGGAGAGATCATTTCCCCGGTGAAGATGAATGGCCCCTCGGTATCTACGGCCACCTCCGGAAACTCTTCACGCAGACGTTCGGCTGCCCAGTTCGTGGCATAGCCTTCGCCATAGATAGACTCATGCAAGATGCAGAAAATCGGGTTGGTATCAAAAGCGTGCTGCTGCTCCACACCGACCAGGAAGTCATAGCTCAGCTCCTCTCCCTCCGGCCCCTCCACGAAGGCTTTCTCGATCAGGTAGTGGATGCGCTCAAAGCCGCTACTCATGCCAAAGGCCAGTCCCAGGGCCTGGAATCGGCGTGGGCTGAGGCGTCCTCCGCTCGGCAAGGTGACCTCATTCTCTGACAGGTAGGATACGATTTTCTTCAC
The sequence above is drawn from the Rubritalea squalenifaciens DSM 18772 genome and encodes:
- a CDS encoding alpha/beta fold hydrolase, coding for MTIKTAPYITSAIRKFEGMVLKDHKFTLPLDYADEAAGFIEVFAREVVSISKEHDESLPWMVFFQGGPGFPSPRPELNSGWVGEALKTHRLILLDQRGTGLSSRVLPQTLAKFQSPQEQAEYLTHFRADNIVRDAEAIRKTLAGESTKWVGVGQSYGGFCLLTYLSFYPEGLSGVAITGGVACVLRRAEDNYRLTYGKVLEKNREFYRRYPEHVEGVKKIVSYLSENEVTLPSGGRLSPRRFQALGLAFGMSSGFERIHYLIEKAFVEGPEGEELSYDFLVGVEQQHAFDTNPIFCILHESIYGEGYATNWAAERLREEFPEVAVDTEGPFIFTGEMISPTMLDDFANLRPFKECAELLAQKEDWGRLYDIEQLGQNTVPVAAISYYADMYVPVELSRETADHIPRFYQWVTNEWEHNGIGVDGPKILRTLLNKLEEI